TTCATAAAAGATATATAATTTCAATGGACTTATGGTGATATTGTTAAATTTTGAATATCGAAGCAGCTGTTTGAGACTGTATTCCGTAAAAGTATTGAAATGATCGATATTCTGAGCCAGTGCATCAGATCCGGTAATCGGATTGGATCCATTCAGGGAATGAATGATCAGCTTTCCCCCCGCGCTGAGATTGGTTCGGCACAGTTTCAGAAAATGGACGATTTCATCTATGGTCAGGTGATTGATCTCCTGTTCCGCGAAAATCAGATCAAATGCTTCGCGATTATTTTCCAGAAAACCAAAGGCACGCTCTACCCGGCAATTCAGCCCTCTTTTTTTTGCATAGCCAATTTTTTCCTCATCGGAGTCTATCCCCAGCACGCGCGTATACCCCTCCTGTTTCATGAGGTTGACAAAGTATCCCGCCCCGCAGCTGATCACCAGTATGCGCGCTGTTTTGT
This sequence is a window from Desulfobacterales bacterium. Protein-coding genes within it:
- a CDS encoding class I SAM-dependent methyltransferase, giving the protein MEQISLTARLEPFDTFWEAPENIEKGFNSFGKFYKRNYSKYFPEDKTARILVISCGAGYFVNLMKQEGYTRVLGIDSDEEKIGYAKKRGLNCRVERAFGFLENNREAFDLIFAEQEINHLTIDEIVHFLKLCRTNLSAGGKLIIHSLNGSNPITGSDALAQNIDHFNTFTEYSLKQLLRYSKFNNITISPLKLYIFYENPLNYIGLAIDAILHTMMKLCFIYYGKKNQIFTKKLAGICIK